The DNA region GCGACGTCGTCTACTTCACCGCCGGCCTGCCCGCAGACACCGAGCTGTGGGAACGGCAGTTCCCGACGATGGTGAGGAACGCCCTCGACGCGGCCCGCGCCGCCGGCGCGAGTTTCGCCTACTTCGACAACACCTACATGTACCCGCAGGATGACCGGCTGCAGACCGAGGACACGCCCTTCGAACCGGTCGGCCCGAAGGGCAGGGTGCGTGCAGCGATGGCGTCGATGGTGCTCGACGAGATGGCGCGCGGCGACATCCCCGTGCTGATCGCCCGCGCGCCGGAGTTCTACGGCCCCGGGCGAACGCAGAGCTTCACGAACGCGCTCGTCATCGACAGGATCAAGAGCGGCAAACGTCCGCTCGTACCGGTGCGCGACGACCGGCAGCGCACTCTGATCTGGACGCCGGACGCGAGTCGTGCCCTCGCGACGCTGGGCAACGCCGCCGATACCTTTCACCAGACGTGGCACCTCCCCACAGACTCCGACCGTCCCACCTATCGGCAGTTCGTCGCCATGGCAGAGTCCGCCTTCGGTCGACCAGCCGGGTCCGGGTACACCGTCGTCCCGAAGTGGGCGCTGAGCGCGGCCGGTCTCGCGTCTCGCCAGGCGCGTGAGATCAGAGAGCTCCTGCCGCGGTACGAGCACGACAACAGGTTCGACTCATCGAAGTTCGTCGGGCGATTCCCGGAGTTCGAGGTCACGAGCTACCGTCGCGGCGTCGACATCATCCGCGAAGAAGCGGTCGCGTCGAGCTTCTGACGGGGCGACGCTTACCGCCCGCTCGTCGGTGCCACGGGCTCGTGGACGTCCCTACGCGTTCAACCGCGCCTCATCCCGGAACTCGATCGCACTCACACGGTGAGTCCGCCATCACGATTCACCGATCCGAGAGCGATTCATCGCCGCGGTCAACCCCCTGACGCTCCCCCTCCGTCAGGAGTAGCTTCGCGAGACCGAACGAAGGAGACGGAGATGAGCGACCCGAAGAACACGCAGGGCACACCGGGCCCCGACGAAGAAGCTGACACCGCATCGGGCGGCGCTCCCGGCGACGGGCCCGACACCGAAGAGGTGCTCGAGGCGGAGACGACCGACGAGAACGGGAAGCCGCTCGAGAACCCGTCCGGGGGTGACCGATCAGGCCGGAGCCGCCTCCTCGCCGGAGCCTCAGACCCTTGCGGGCACGAGCTCGTCGCGAAGGATGGCGGCTCCCGCGCTGAGTGCTCGGAGCTTGCCACGCGCGACGTCACGCGACACCGGAGCCATGCCGCAGTTCGTGCTCGGGATGAGCTTGTCGGCGTCGACGAATCGGAGGGCGTTGCGGAGGGTGTCGGCGACCTCGTCCGGGGTCTCGATGGTCGGGCTGGCCACGTCGATGGCCCCGAGCATGACGTTCTTTCCGCGAATGAGCTCGATGAGGTCCAGAGGAACGTGCGAGTGGTGGCTCTCCAGTGAGACGGTGTCGATGATCGAGCGCTGCAGAAGCGGGAAGGACTTCTCGTACTGCCGCCATTCCGCGCCGAGGGTCGCCTTCCAGTCGGTGTTCGCCTTGATCCCGTATCCGTAGCAGATGTGCACCACGGTCTCCGCGCGCAGTCCTTCCGCCGCTCGCTCGAGCACCGCCACGCCCCAGTCCTGCACATCGTCGAAGAAGACGTTGAATGCCGGCTCGTCGAACTGGATGATGTCGACCCCGGCTGCTTCGAGCTCCTTCGCCTCCTGGTTGAGGATGGTCGCGAACTCCCACGCCAGCTTCTCGCGGCTCTTGTAGTGACGATCGTAGAGAGTGTCGATCATCGTCATCGGGCCGGGCAGCGCCCACTTGATCGGCTGATCGGTCTGCTGACGCAGGAACTTCGCATCCTCCACGAACACGGACTTCTCGCGGCTCACGGCCCCGACCACCGTCGGCACGCTGGCGTCGTATCGGTCGCGGATCCGCACGGTCTCGCGCTGGTCGAAGTCGACGCCGGAGAGGTGCTCGATGAACGTGGTGACGAAGTGCTGTCGGGTCTGCTCCCCGTCGCTGATGATGTCGATGCCGGCCTCGCGCTGCTCTTGGACGGCGATGCGCAGAGCATCCTGCGTACCCTCGATCAAGGCGTCGCCCTGCAGTTTCCACGGAGACCAGAGCGTCTCCGGCTCGGCCAGCCAGGAGGGCTTCGGCAGACTGCCGACGATCGAGGTGGGGAGCAGCTCGCGCACGATCGACGATCTCTGGTTCGTCATCCGACGGCCACCAGGGATGCGGCGGAGGTGCCGGCGGCCCACTGCTCGAGCAGCTCACCGTGCGGGGTCATGAGGTGCGCATCGGCGTACTGCCCCTGCTCGGCCGCGAGCCGGCTGCGCTCCTCGCGGTCGTAGGCGATCTTGGTCACCGAGTAGTCCTGCTGTTCCAGAGTCGGCCGGTAGATGCTCGCGGCCTCGGAGTTCGCATTGTAGATCTCCGGACGGTAGATCTTCTGGAACGTCTCCATCGTGCTGATCGTGCCGATGAGCTGGAGGTTGGTGTAGTCGCTCAGCAGGTCCCCGCGGAAGTAGAAGGCCAGCGGGGCCACGCTGCCTCGCGGCATGAAGTACCGGACCGAGAGGCCCATCTTGCCGAAGTACTCGTCGGTCAGCGAGCCGTCCTTCTGCTCGTACTCGACACCGAGGATGGGGTGGTGGTTCTCGGTGCGGCGGTATGTCTTGCTCGTCGAGACGCTGATGCAGATGACGGGCGACAGCGAGAAGCGCTCCCGGTAGGCCTCGGAATCGAGGAAGTGCTGGAAGAGCTTGCCGTGCAGGTCGCCGAAGTCGTCGGGGACGGTGAAACCCCCCGCGGCCTCGCTGGCCGCCGGCAACCGCACACTGAAGTCGAAGTCGCGGATGTACGACGAGAAGTTGTTGCCCACGATCCCCTGGGTGCGCGTGCCCGTCGACCGGTCGACGATGGTCACCTCCAGCACCTCGAGAAGAGGGAACTCCCGATCCTCCCCCTCCGTGGCGAACTGGATCGCGACCGAGACGATCTCGAGTTCGAGGGTGTAGCGGTCACGGCTCGGGTTGTCCCAGTGCGCCAGATCGTTGAACCGCCGGTCGATCATCGTCAGTGCATTGCGGAGGTTCTGCTGACGGTGCTCGCCGCGCGCCAGATTGGCGAAGTTCGTGGTGATGCGGGAATCGTCGGAGGGCGAGTAGTCCTCGTCGAAACGGGTCGTCGTGATGCGGAACGTGAATTCGGATGCCATGAGCGGCCAATCGGTGGGATGATCGGCCGGGCTCGGCCTCGATCGGGGGTTTCTCCATGATGACGAGTGCGGGCGCCCATCGGGTAATGCGCGCGAACTATGCCGTGACATAGGCTGAATCTATGGCCAAGCGTTCGAGCGGCATCACCCTGCAACAGCTCACCTACTACATCGAGGTCGCTGCGGAGGGATCGATCAGCGCCGCCGCCGACCTGCTCTACGTCGCCCAGCCCACCATGTCGGCGGCGATGAAGGATCTGGAGAGCAGAGTGGGGCGCGTGCTCCTCCTCCGCTCCGCCCGCGGCGTGACGCTCACGACCGACGGTGTGGAGTTCCTCGGATACGCCCGGCAGGTCGTCGAGCAGGTCGCGCTCCTCGAACAGCGCTACCTCGGTCGTCCGCCGTCGCGACGCCTGCTCGGAGTGTCGACCCAGCACTACTCGTTCGCTGTCGACGCGTTAGTGCGGATGGTGAAGGCGACCTCGGCTGCCGAGTACGAGTTCTCTCTGCGGGAGACGCGGACGTGGGACATCATCGAAGACGTCCGCACGCTCCGCAGCGAGCTGGGGATCCTCTACCGGAACGACTTCAACCGCAACGTGATCGACAAGCTGCTCCGCGACTCCGGGCTCACCTTCCACCCGCTCTTCGTCGCACAGCCGCACATCTTCATCTCCCGCAAGAACCCCCTTGCCACCCGAGATCGCGTGACCCTCGACGATCTCGCCGACGTGCCGAGGCTCACCTTCGACCAGGGTGCGAACAACTCCTTCTACTTCGCCGAGGAGATCCTCTCCACCCTCTCCAGCCCCCAGGACATCCGCGTCTCCGACCGCGCGACCATCTTCAACCTGATGATCGGCCTCGACGGCTACACCATCTCGACGGGCATCATCAGCGACGACCTCGACCCCGAGATCGTCGCCATCCCGCTCGACGTCGACGAGAACATCGAGATCGGCTGGATCGGGCATGCGGCGATCCCCCTCACCGAGCAGGCACAGCGCTACCTCGCCGAACTGCGCACGGTGGTCTCCGAGTTCGGGGTGGAGTTGCTCGGGTGAGGGGTACGCCTCCGGGGGGAGAGGAGCTCCGCCTCCACAGGGCACCGAAAGATCGTGCACCCCGCCAAAGATCTTTATACAATGGCTTATACAGAGCTTCCGCGAAGGAGGAGCCATGGCCGTCACATCGATTGACATCGACCCCGACGAGCTTCAGCAGGCCAAGAAGCTTGCCGGCACGACCTCCAACCGCGAGACGGTGGATCTCGCGCTGCGCACGCTCATCGCGGTGCGCCGCCAGCCCGCCACCGTGGAGCGCATCATCGCTCGCCACTTCGACACTGACCAGATCGACGCGCCGACGATCGCTCCGGACACGGGTCCGGATCCCGACAAGAGCGCTCCCCGGGAGAAGAGCACCGTTCGGTGACCACTTACCTCGTCGACAACAGCATCTGGCAGAAGGCAGGCAGGAGCACGGCGATCGGCGAGAGGCTCCGGGCCCTGTCGCCGAATCACCTGATCATCACGTGCCCGCCGCAGGTCCTCGAGTACTGCCACTCCGCGCGCAATGCGAAGGAGTACGCAGAGTTGCGTGCGGACATGGAGGGGCTGCTCCCCGCGTGGGAACACCCCGACGAGCGCGACGCCCTCGACCTTCAGCAGGCGCTGTGGGACACAGGGCTCATGAGAGCAGCCGCAGCCTTCGACTGCCTCATCGCCGCATACGCGGTCGCCAACGACGCAGTGATCCTGAACTCGGACCAGGATTTCGGGTACATAGAGATGGCGACTGAGGGACGAGTCCGCCAGGAGTACGTCGCGGCCTGAGGTCAGACACATGTGAGCGTGCGGCGCCATCGAACTTCCAGGCAAGAGCGCTCGCTCTCGGAGAGCCCCGTGATGATACGGAAAAACCCCCTCACTCGGAGGGGGCTTCCATGGCGGTGACGGTGGGATTTGAACCCACGGTAGGGGGTTACCCTACACAACTTTTCGAGAGTTGCACCTTCGGCCGCTCGGACACGTCACCGCGGAATAGCTTACGCGACGCGGGGCCCGCACGCGAATCGAGACCCGCACGCCGCCGCGCACGTCACCAGGCGGCGGCGACGTCGGCGTGCGTGCGCAGGATGCCCTCGGTCGATCCTGCGGGCGCGCGCCCGATGCCGCACTCGGTCGCGACCCCGAACTCGGTGGCGAACGGAGTCGCGGCGGCGACGCGACGGGCGGCGCCCTCCACCCCGTCCTCGCGGTGCACGAGGCCCAGGTAGAGCTCGCCGACCGGGGCGAGGCCTGTGAGCGGGGCGAAGTAGGCCTCGTCGTCGTGGTCGATCGGCACCGGCAGGTGCAGCCACGTGAGCGGACGGGCGGATGCCGCCACCACGGCGTTCGCGTAGCGGACCAGGTTCGCGGCGTCGCGCGGCTCGAAGAAGTGCTTCTCCCCCGCGTCGCCGTAGCAGAGGTGCACACCCACCTCGACGTCGGCGGGCACCGCATCGACCAGTGCGGCCAGGCGCGAGACCAGACCGTCGAACGGGTCGCCGGGCCACCACGCCTCCATGACCGCTCCGTAGCCGGCGGCGCGCTCGATGATGCCCATCTCGCTCGCGACGTCCCACTGCACCGCGAGGTCCTCGTGCGGGATGGCCTCGAGGATCTCGTCGAGCTCGCGCAGGATCGCGGCGGTGTAGACGGGCTCGATGGCCGCGCGGTCATCGCCGTGGAAGAACGAGGAGATCACGGCGAGGGGCGTCGGCAGCGACACCTGGAACCGCACGCCGGCGGGCACCGCGCCCTCGGCCCGCAGCCGCTCGAACACCGCATACGACTCGATCGCGGCGGCGGCATACCCCAGCGGCGGCATCTTGATGCTCGCAGCATCCACTCCCTCGGCGATGCGCAGGCCGCGGGCGTCGATGCCGGCGGGGAACGGGATGGGTTCGTCGCCTGTGCGCTCGATGCCCTCGGCCTCACCGATCACGTCGGGCTGGAACATGATCCAGTGGAACCGCTTGCCGACCTCGCCGTCCGGAATGCGACGGAGCCGGGTGCCGAGCAGTTCCGCAGCGGTGCGGATCGTGGTCTCGGCATCGTCGTAATTCACGCTGCCCACGAGGAGGGCACCCTGCGGCTGAGTCATACCCCTCAGGATATCGACGCTCCCGTCGGGCCTTTTCCCCGGCGAGACCCCCACGCTGCGATGGGCATTCGAGTTAGGATGGCCTAAGAACCCGCCGCCTGTGGGGGCAGCGATGACGGGAAGGTATTCATCATGGGCTTCATCACGTCCGAGGCGCTGTCCGAGACCGGCTACGTGGTCCTCGACGACCACACCTCCGCCACGGATCCCGCCGAATGGTTGGGCCTGGAGTACGTCGGCTGGCGCTCCTCCGGCATCACGCGCTTCGCCCCGCTCACCAGCTATGCCGGCGACGTCGACTGCAACGGCTTCTGGAACCACACCCCGCCGCGCACCGACAAGGATGGCGTGTGGGTCGCCTCGCAGGTCGCGGTCGCCCCGACGCTCCAACGCCGGGCACAGGAGCCGGGCGCCGGCATCGGCCGCTGCCGCGTGATCGAGCTGCAGCCGAACGAGTACGCCGACGCGATCTACAACCTGCACCAGGACGACAACAACCGCCTCAACGAAGAGGGCACCGGCTGGGTCGTCCGCGGGTTCTTCAACCTCTCCGACGACACCGAGTCGATGCTGATCCTGCGCGCCGACCGTTTCGATCCGGCGACCGAGATCCGCCTGCCGCTGCGCGCCGGCTCGCGCATCATCGTCGACACCCAGCGCTTCTGGCACGCGGTCTGGCACCGCGGCACCGCCCCGCGGTACGCGCTCATCACGTCATGGACCAGCGGCCCCGAGCTCGACGCCTACATCGCCGCCAACCACGGCGACCCGCACCCGAAGACCGTCGACCTCGACCCGCAGTTCGTCGACGATGCGCAGGTCGAGCTGCACCGCCGCATCGAGGAGCGCCGTCGCGCGTTCGAGGCTCAGGGCATCGTGATGGAACCGCCCGTCGACATGAACGTCTGAGGCGACGGCCCGCGGGTCTCCCCACAGGTTCCTTCTCGCTGCCCCTCAGATCGTGCGGCCGTCGTGAATCCGCACCACGCGGTCGACCGTCCCCTCGGGAGGCGCCACGTGCGAGATCAGCAGCACCGACTGCTCCCCCGCGGCCTGCAGCAGATCACGCAGCAGGGCATTCGATGCTTCCGGATCGACCCCCGCCGTCGGCTCGTCGAGGACCAGCACGGGGAAGCCGCGCAGCAGCGCCCTGGCGAGCGCGATCCGCTGCGCCTGGCCACCGGACACCAGCGCGCCGCGGTCGCCGACCCGCGCATCGAGGCCCCCACGCTCCCGTACCCAGTCACCGAGGCCGACCCGCTCGAGCACCGCCTGCAGGTCTTCGTCCGAGGCGGAGTCCCGCGCGAAGAGCAGGTTCTGGCGGATGTCCTCGTCGAACAGCTGAGGGCTCTGCTCGCACAACCCGATCACGCGTCGCAGCGCCGGACCCGAGAGCTCCGCGGCATCGCGACCACCGACCAGATACTCGCCCTCCACGCGCAGGAAGCCGACCAGGGTCGCCGCGAGCGAACTCTTGCCCGCCCCGCTCGGCCCCGCGACCAGCACGCGCTCACCGGCGCGGAGGTCGAGGTCGACCCCCTTCAGAGCGGGCGTCCCGCCAGGCCAGGTCGCACGCGCGTCGCGCAGGCTTACAGCCGGGGTGCCTTCGAACTCGACGTCTTCACCCGCGTCGGCGCGCAGCTCGGCCGGCATCCGCTCGGGCAGCACGTCGACGATGCGCTCCGCGCTGGAACGCACGCTCCGCCACGATGCGGCGGCGATCGGCACCGCGCCGAAGATCTCGAACACCACCATCGGCACGAGCACGGCCACGGCCAGCCACGGCCCGTCGATCGAGCCGTCCGAGAGGCCGGGAGCCGCCGCGGCGAGTGCCCAGACCGAAGCGACTCCGGCGACCGCGGAGACCACGCCGGCGGCTACGGCCTGCGCGAGCGAGGCCCGGTCGACAACGCGTCGCAGCGCGGCATCCGCTGCGGTGATCCGTGCACGGGCCTGCTCCTCCGCGCCATAGGCGATGAGCACGTCGAGGCTGCCGAAGTAGTCGACGAGGGCCGCCGAGAGCTCGGCGCGACGTTCCGAGACCTGCGCTTCGGCGCGTGAGCCGAACACCCACCCCA from Microbacterium sp. SY138 includes:
- a CDS encoding NAD-dependent epimerase/dehydratase family protein, with amino-acid sequence MQTILGANGQIAVELARELNRNHTSDLRLVSRNPRKVNATDTLVRADLLDAVQTAAAVDGSDVVYFTAGLPADTELWERQFPTMVRNALDAARAAGASFAYFDNTYMYPQDDRLQTEDTPFEPVGPKGRVRAAMASMVLDEMARGDIPVLIARAPEFYGPGRTQSFTNALVIDRIKSGKRPLVPVRDDRQRTLIWTPDASRALATLGNAADTFHQTWHLPTDSDRPTYRQFVAMAESAFGRPAGSGYTVVPKWALSAAGLASRQAREIRELLPRYEHDNRFDSSKFVGRFPEFEVTSYRRGVDIIREEAVASSF
- a CDS encoding methionine synthase; translation: MRELLPTSIVGSLPKPSWLAEPETLWSPWKLQGDALIEGTQDALRIAVQEQREAGIDIISDGEQTRQHFVTTFIEHLSGVDFDQRETVRIRDRYDASVPTVVGAVSREKSVFVEDAKFLRQQTDQPIKWALPGPMTMIDTLYDRHYKSREKLAWEFATILNQEAKELEAAGVDIIQFDEPAFNVFFDDVQDWGVAVLERAAEGLRAETVVHICYGYGIKANTDWKATLGAEWRQYEKSFPLLQRSIIDTVSLESHHSHVPLDLIELIRGKNVMLGAIDVASPTIETPDEVADTLRNALRFVDADKLIPSTNCGMAPVSRDVARGKLRALSAGAAILRDELVPARV
- a CDS encoding DUF1852 domain-containing protein, with protein sequence MASEFTFRITTTRFDEDYSPSDDSRITTNFANLARGEHRQQNLRNALTMIDRRFNDLAHWDNPSRDRYTLELEIVSVAIQFATEGEDREFPLLEVLEVTIVDRSTGTRTQGIVGNNFSSYIRDFDFSVRLPAASEAAGGFTVPDDFGDLHGKLFQHFLDSEAYRERFSLSPVICISVSTSKTYRRTENHHPILGVEYEQKDGSLTDEYFGKMGLSVRYFMPRGSVAPLAFYFRGDLLSDYTNLQLIGTISTMETFQKIYRPEIYNANSEAASIYRPTLEQQDYSVTKIAYDREERSRLAAEQGQYADAHLMTPHGELLEQWAAGTSAASLVAVG
- a CDS encoding LysR family transcriptional regulator, whose translation is MAKRSSGITLQQLTYYIEVAAEGSISAAADLLYVAQPTMSAAMKDLESRVGRVLLLRSARGVTLTTDGVEFLGYARQVVEQVALLEQRYLGRPPSRRLLGVSTQHYSFAVDALVRMVKATSAAEYEFSLRETRTWDIIEDVRTLRSELGILYRNDFNRNVIDKLLRDSGLTFHPLFVAQPHIFISRKNPLATRDRVTLDDLADVPRLTFDQGANNSFYFAEEILSTLSSPQDIRVSDRATIFNLMIGLDGYTISTGIISDDLDPEIVAIPLDVDENIEIGWIGHAAIPLTEQAQRYLAELRTVVSEFGVELLG
- a CDS encoding type II toxin-antitoxin system VapB family antitoxin, translated to MAVTSIDIDPDELQQAKKLAGTTSNRETVDLALRTLIAVRRQPATVERIIARHFDTDQIDAPTIAPDTGPDPDKSAPREKSTVR
- a CDS encoding PIN domain-containing protein translates to MTTYLVDNSIWQKAGRSTAIGERLRALSPNHLIITCPPQVLEYCHSARNAKEYAELRADMEGLLPAWEHPDERDALDLQQALWDTGLMRAAAAFDCLIAAYAVANDAVILNSDQDFGYIEMATEGRVRQEYVAA
- the cydC gene encoding thiol reductant ABC exporter subunit CydC; the protein is MTAPRTTDTVHSRGHRVGAILRLAQPPLGRFVPGLIWGLLSAAAAVSLLAVSGWLIVSASIVDSLVPLSIAVVGVRFFAVSRAVTRYLERLSGHDAALRQLASTRADMVRRLIPLSPAGLGATDRGQVLAALVDDVENLQNLPLRVVQPLGVAALVAVGAVGFIAFVSPAAALTLAVCLLVAAAAAIGLGWVFGSRAEAQVSERRAELSAALVDYFGSLDVLIAYGAEEQARARITAADAALRRVVDRASLAQAVAAGVVSAVAGVASVWALAAAAPGLSDGSIDGPWLAVAVLVPMVVFEIFGAVPIAAASWRSVRSSAERIVDVLPERMPAELRADAGEDVEFEGTPAVSLRDARATWPGGTPALKGVDLDLRAGERVLVAGPSGAGKSSLAATLVGFLRVEGEYLVGGRDAAELSGPALRRVIGLCEQSPQLFDEDIRQNLLFARDSASDEDLQAVLERVGLGDWVRERGGLDARVGDRGALVSGGQAQRIALARALLRGFPVLVLDEPTAGVDPEASNALLRDLLQAAGEQSVLLISHVAPPEGTVDRVVRIHDGRTI